In Bacillota bacterium, the following proteins share a genomic window:
- the atpF gene encoding F0F1 ATP synthase subunit B, with the protein MIQIDMTFFASILNFLLLTALLTFFLYRPVRKFMMDRQDRIKRSLEEAAQSRAESAKMKQEYEARLAQVSREAQDIIEKAVVQGERAQAEILDAARKEAKAILEQARAEAARERQVAFEALRDEIVDLVISTARVVTGKKVDSADDEAIVKRLLEEGWLSDAGEREL; encoded by the coding sequence TTGATTCAGATCGATATGACCTTTTTCGCGAGCATACTGAACTTCCTGCTGCTCACGGCGCTCCTCACATTCTTTCTCTACAGGCCGGTCCGTAAGTTCATGATGGACCGCCAGGACCGCATAAAGCGGTCCCTTGAGGAAGCCGCGCAGAGCCGCGCCGAAAGCGCGAAGATGAAGCAGGAGTATGAAGCCCGCCTCGCCCAGGTGAGTCGCGAGGCGCAGGACATCATCGAGAAGGCCGTTGTCCAGGGGGAGCGCGCGCAGGCCGAGATCCTGGATGCCGCGCGCAAGGAGGCAAAGGCCATTCTCGAACAAGCGAGAGCTGAGGCGGCCCGGGAGCGGCAGGTGGCCTTCGAGGCGCTGCGAGATGAGATTGTGGACCTCGTCATATCCACGGCGAGGGTGGTTACCGGGAAGAAGGTCGATTCCGCCGATGACGAGGCCATTGTAAAGCGCCTCTTAGAGGAAGGCTGGCTCAGCGACGCGGGGGAGCGGGAACTATGA